Part of the uncultured Anaeromusa sp. genome is shown below.
CACCTTGCTTTTCTTTCCAAAATTCATCCAGGAACCAAGCCAAAGAAGCATCGCTCCCAGCAAGGACACATGCGAGCCGGAAACCGATAAAATATGAACAAGACCTGTATCGCGAAAATTTTGGGCTGTTTCCTGTGCAATACCGGCATAACCGCCAAAGAGCATCCCGTTCAAAACGCCTGCTGTCTCTGGTGATAACCTCTCGGCAACGCGCGCCGTCAAGGCCTCGCGCCATTGCGAAAATCGCCACTGCCCCCATTCATACGCGCCAGGATGACGCAACACCCGAACCATTCCTGTTTTAGCCTTCAAGGTCCCTGCAATTTCCTGGACCGCCAGCATTCGCTCGCGTTGAACTTGTCCCTCATCACGAAAAGCGTTGTTGGAACTTAATTTTCCTTCAACTCTTAAAACATCGCCTACGCCGGTATCACCTGCAGGGTATTTCAGCCAGACCGACTGGGTGCAGGAAGTCAACGTACCTCCCGGATCACCAACGACGTAACAAGCAAGACGCCCGCGCACCCAACCAGGCTCCTCCTCAATAACGGCCTGCTCCGCTAAAACGCCTTCTACTAATACAGGTTTTCCTTGCCAATGCGCTACTCCTTGCCGCCACTGTTCTAAAACCTGTTCTTCCCGCAAGACGCCAGCCAATGCTGCAGCCACTAATAGACAGACCAACGCCGCTCTTTTAAAACGCTGCGCCAGCGCCGCAGCGCCTAGCACAGCGACTGCGAATGCCAGTTGAAACGTTAAAACCGGCAACACGATCTCCGTATTGCCGTAAAAATAGATCCCCCCTGCTGTTATTGTCAACAGCAGCCAAAGAAATGACAAAATCACAACGCCAGCCTGCCTTGCAGTCGCTCTAAGAGCGTTTCGTTTATGCCGGGAATTTGCAAAAGTTCCTGCATAGAATGAAACGACCCGTGTTCTGTACGATATTGCACAATACGCCGCGCCAAGACCGGACTAACTCCAGGCAGACGGTCCAATTCCGCCTCGCTTGCGACATTCAAGAAAATAGCCGGGGCGCCCGCACCAGCGACAGCACGACTACTTTGATTTTTAGCCGCCAAAGCCTTACGGCTTGGCACCTTTACCTGCATGCCGTCCTTACACTTTTGCACCAAATTCACTTTTTGCAAATCCGCACTCTCATCAACTCCGCCAGCCAAAGCCAGCACGTCCGATACGCGCATTCCCGGCTCTACTTGGTAAAGCCCCGGAACCGCTACCGCCCCGCTGACATAAACCTTGGCCAACGCTTTGCCCTGAACTGGCTCCGCCTCCAACTTTACAGCCGTTTCCAGCGATGTTGTAGATTCCTTGCCGCTTAAAGATTGTATTGCATAACCTCCGCACACCACTAAAATCAATAAGACTGCAAGAACATATACGCGCACTGCCGGCATGACTGCCATCTCCCTTTCTCTAGCTTCTTTATTCATTACTGCTTCGACGCGACCATAAGCATCCCTGCTTTGGCAAGAAAAACCGTCGACGAGATCTTTGGGCGGGAATACGAAAATGATATAGTAAAAAAACGGGCTGC
Proteins encoded:
- a CDS encoding ComEA family DNA-binding protein is translated as MPAVRVYVLAVLLILVVCGGYAIQSLSGKESTTSLETAVKLEAEPVQGKALAKVYVSGAVAVPGLYQVEPGMRVSDVLALAGGVDESADLQKVNLVQKCKDGMQVKVPSRKALAAKNQSSRAVAGAGAPAIFLNVASEAELDRLPGVSPVLARRIVQYRTEHGSFHSMQELLQIPGINETLLERLQGRLAL